A part of Sus scrofa isolate TJ Tabasco breed Duroc chromosome 15, Sscrofa11.1, whole genome shotgun sequence genomic DNA contains:
- the STK11IP gene encoding serine/threonine-protein kinase 11-interacting protein isoform X3 translates to MDLSELCHLDISYNHLRLVPRMGPSGAALGTLILRGNELQSLHGLEQLRNLRHLDVAYNLLETHRELSPLWLLTELRKLYLEGNPLWFHPEHRAATARYLSSRARDAAAGFLLDGKALSVTDFQTSTSSGLGPAAPPLPWPVGSTTETSGGPDLSDSPSSGGVVAQPPLRKVKTRVRVRRASISEPSDTDPEPRTLGPSSAGRFVEQHRELELMNSFRERFGHHWLQYRNHLEASGTHVLVTSETPALSTQPPDAPSAEPTADPLPPDQEPPQEVAEEVRVEPEPQEEEEVEEQGKEDGGKEEEEEQEQNEVQVELCRPMLVCPLEGPEGVRGKECFLWVTAGHLFEVELQAARTLERLELQSLEAAEIEAETQAQGELVPEGSDLRPGAPVLALRFSYICPDRQLRRYVVLEPDAQEAVQELLAALTPAATTQHQLGEARDLPGDRLQCLRCGHEFKPEEPRLGLDSEEGWRPLFQKTESPAVCPSCGSDHVVLLTGSPGTPSGEQRQGEQLSASSQSPSAVQDPPGHSDLSNRASGISSQAVGSHDRHSWSLSPPPEHHGLRSVDHRLRLFLDVEVFSEAQEEFQCCLKVPLVLAGHPGEFLCLVVVSDHRLYVLKVTGEIRGPPAGWLQPTLAIPLQDLRSVELGLAAQSLRLEWVAGVGTCVLLPRDAKRCRAFLEELTDVLQSLPPTRRSSISATEEEVTPKHRLWPLLERDSSSEPPQFFYLRVFLVEGPATCPVSLLLTQSTLYLLEEDCIGSQAEPPLPAASGEASEKSPPSGPGPSVRVREQQPLSSLSSVLLYRVDPKHLRLVFYDEVSRLESFWALRVVCPEQLTALLAWIREPWEELFSIGLRTVTQEALDLDQ, encoded by the exons GACTTGTCTGAGCTCTGCCATCTGGACATCTCCTATAACCACCTGCGTTTGGTGCCGAGAATGGGACCCTCGGGGGCTGCTCTGGGGACCCTGATCCTGCGAGGCAATGAGCTCCAGAGCCTGCATg gcctaGAGCAGCTTCGGAACCTGCGGCACCTGGACGTGGCTTACAACCTGCTAGAAACCCACAGGGAGCTGTCGCCGCTGTGGCTGCTGACCGAGCTCCGCAAG CTCTACCTGGAGGGGAACCCTTTGTGGTTCCACCCGGAGCACCGAGCGGCCACTGCCCGGTACTTGTCATCCCGTGCCAGGGACGCGGCTGCCGGG TTCCTTCTTGACGGAAAGGCCTTGTCAGTGACTGATTTTCAG ACCTCCACATCCTCAGGGCTTGGCCCCGcggccccacctctgccctggccAGTTGGGAGTACCACCGAAACCTCCGGCGGCCCTGACTTGAGTGACAGCCCCTCGTCAGGGGGCGTTGTGGCCCAGCCGCCGCTTCGTAAGGTTAAG ACTCGAGTCCGTGTGAGGCGGGCAAGCATCTCGGAACCCAGTGATACGGACCCGGAGCCCCGGACTCTGGGCCCCTCCTCCGCTG gaAGGTTCGTGGAACAGCATCGGGAACTGGAGCTCATGAACAGCTTCCGGGAGCGGTTTGGCCACCACTGGCTGCAGTATAGGAATCATCTGGAGGCCTCTGGGACCCATGTCCTGGTGACTTCGGAGACCCCTGCCCTCAGCACGCAGCCCCCGGACGCCCCGAGTGCAGAGCCCACGGCCGATCCTCTGCCCCCTGATCAGGAGCCACCACAGGAAGTGGCAGAGGAGGTCAGGGTGGAGCCGGAGccacaggaggaagaggaggtggaggagcagGGAAAAGAGGacggagggaaggaggaagaggaggagcaggagcagaATGAAGTGCAGG TGGAGCTCTGTCGCCCCATGTTGGTGTGTCCCCTGGAGGGGCCCGAAGGCGTGCGTGGCAAGGAGTGCTTTCTCTGGGTCACTGCTGGCCACCTGTTCGAGGTGGAACTCCAGGCGGCTCGAACCCTGGAACGGCTTGAGCTCCAGAGTCTGGAGGCAGCTGAGATAGAGGCCGAGACCCAGGCCCAGGGAGAGCTGGTGCCGGAG GGGTCCGATCTGCGCCCCGGGGCTCCCGTCCTTGCCCTCCGCTTCTCCTACATTTGCCCTGACCGACAGTTGCGTCGCTATGTGGTGCTGGAGCCGGATGCCCAGGAGGCCGTCCAG GAGCTGCTCGCTGCATTGACCCCAGCAGCTACCACTCAGCATCAGCTTGGGGAAGCGAGGGATCTGCCAGGGGACAGACTCCAGTGTCTGCGTTGCGGCCATGAGTTCAAGCCAGAGGAGCCCAGGTTGGGACTGGACAGTGAGGAAGGCTGGAGGCCTCTGTTCCAGAAGACAG AATCGCCTGCTGTCTGTCCCAGCTGTGGTAGTGATCACGTGGTTCTCCTGACTGGGTCCCCCGGAACTCCCAGTGGGGAGCAGAGACAGGGGGAGCAGTTGTCAGCCTCCTCGCAGTCCCCGAGCGCTGTCCAGGACCCTCCTGGCCACAGCGACCTCAGCAACAGGGCCAGTGGCATCTCATCTCAGGCAGTGGGCTCGCATGACCGCCACAGTTGGAGCCTCAGCCCCC CGCCTGAGCACCATGGCCTCCGCTCTGTGGACCACAGACTCCGGCTCTTCCTAGACGTCGAGGTGTTCAGCGAAGCCCAGGAGGAGTTCCAGTGCTGCCTCAAG GTGCCACTGGTGTTGGCAGGCCACCCAGGGGAGTTTCTCTGTCTCGTGGTTGTGTCTGACCACAGGCTGTATGTGTTGAAGGTGACAGGGGAGATCAG AGGGCCTCCGGCTGGCTGGCTGCAGCCGACCCTGGCCATTCCCCTGCAGGATCTGAGGAGCGTAGAGCTGGGCCTGGCAGCACAGAGCCTGCGGCTGGagtgggtggcaggggtgggcaCCTGTGTCCTGCTGCCCCGAGATGCCAAGCGCTGCAgggccttcctggaggagctCACTg ATGTCTTGcagtccctgccccccacccggAGGAGCAGCATCAGCGCCACGGAGGAGGAGGTGACACCGAAGCACCGGCTCTG GCCATTGCTGGAGAGAGACTCCTCCTCAGAGCCGCCCCAGTTCTTCTACCTTCGGGTGTTCCTGGTCGAAG gccctgctacctgccctgtGTCCCTGTTGCTGACTCAGTCCACCCTGTACCTGTTAGAGGAGGACTGCATAGGGTCCCAGGCAGAGCCCCCGCTTCCAGCAGCATCGGGTGAAGCCTCTGAGAAGTCCCCACCCTCCGGGCCAGGCCCTTCAGTGCGCGTCAGGGAGCAGCAGCCACTCAGCAGCCTGAGCTCCGTGCTGCTCTACCGCGTGGACCCAAAGCACCTGCGGCTGGTCTTCTACGACGAG